A genomic window from Salvia miltiorrhiza cultivar Shanhuang (shh) chromosome 5, IMPLAD_Smil_shh, whole genome shotgun sequence includes:
- the LOC131026145 gene encoding probable indole-3-pyruvate monooxygenase YUCCA1, with translation MWGVSTFSMAMVLLKWLPLKLVDKFLLLVANFKFGNTARLGLRLPKFGPLELKNATEKSPVLDVGALSLIKSGKIEVVEGVKEIMKNGAKFCDGQERDFDFIILETPHISVSPSPLSLSLPDSLFLSPLLTDRNKGSRPKRVSIAHEMLVDPSLLILDEPTSGLDATAAYRPMAALGGLAARGKTVVMSVHQLSSRAYQMFDDLGY, from the exons ATGTGGGGAGTTTCGACGTTTTCAATGGCGATGGTGCTACTGAAATGGCTGCCATTGAAGCTGGTCGATAAGTTTCTCCTCCTCGTCGCCAACTTCAAATTCGGCAACACCGCTAGATTAGGTCTCCGCCTCCCCAAATTCGGCCCTCTGGAGCTAAAAAATGCCACCGAAAAATCCCCCGTCCTCGACGTTGGCGCCCTCTCTCTCATCAAATCCGGTAAAATTGAG GTCGTGGAAGGAGTGAAGGAGATAATGAAAAACGGTGCGAAATTCTGCGACGGCCAAGAACGGGATTTCGACTTCATAATTCTCGAAACTCCCCACATTTCAGTATCACCATCGccgctctccctctctcttcccgactctctctttctctcacctCTCCTAACAGATCGAAACAAGGGGTCAAGGCCGAAGCGGGTGAGCATCGCGCACGAGATGCTGGTGGACCCCAGCCTGCTGATCCTCGATGAGCCGACGTCGGGGCTCGACGCCACGGCGGCCTACCGCCCCATGGCGGCGCTGGGGGGCCTCGCGGCGAGGGGGAAGACGGTGGTGATGTCAGTGCACCAGCTGTCCAGCCGCGCCTACCAGATGTTCGACGATTT aggaTATTGA